One window of the Leptotrichia massiliensis genome contains the following:
- a CDS encoding GNAT family N-acetyltransferase: MKVVEWDRKENISKILIDLLEIDPKFSFDKEKDDIFFLYNNGELCGYVILILNNIAQLKKIFILPKLRNNGYGTFFLKYIINWITNKNFDSLIITNHKKMNNFLEKQRFIKTEDGYILNNLTETKRQKKNMLSISKFAICVNIVLALLKIMAGKIFYSMSLLSDGLNSLSDLITNVLVIVGLKVGSNPEDKEHPFGHGKIESVFSVIIGTFIMITAFELIKDNFSKLTSFSNENNVNITLIPIVITVLAILIKIFQLTFMKKKAKKYNNALINSLLADYNTDIVISSSVLFGLLLSRIHPIFDTIVGFIVSIYIIKSGYELIKENSLILMDSQDDELIEKIRSEILQFEEIENAHDFRMTTSGKDIYMFVDVRMDKNKTIEEAHDITNKISKKIKHKYKNIKRLLIHIEPVYEDD, encoded by the coding sequence ATGAAAGTAGTTGAATGGGATAGAAAGGAGAATATAAGTAAAATTTTAATAGATTTATTGGAGATAGATCCGAAATTTTCTTTTGATAAAGAGAAGGATGATATATTTTTTTTATATAATAATGGAGAGTTGTGTGGATATGTAATTCTTATTTTAAACAATATTGCCCAATTGAAAAAAATATTTATTTTACCAAAATTAAGAAATAATGGATATGGAACATTTTTTTTAAAATATATAATTAATTGGATTACAAATAAAAATTTTGATTCACTAATCATAACTAATCATAAAAAAATGAACAATTTCCTTGAAAAACAGCGATTTATAAAAACAGAGGACGGATATATATTAAATAATCTGACAGAAACTAAAAGACAGAAAAAAAATATGCTATCTATTTCCAAGTTTGCAATTTGTGTAAATATTGTTTTGGCTCTATTAAAAATTATGGCTGGGAAAATTTTTTACAGCATGTCGCTACTTTCTGACGGATTAAATTCACTTTCGGATTTGATTACAAATGTGCTGGTTATCGTGGGGCTAAAGGTTGGAAGTAATCCTGAGGATAAGGAGCATCCGTTTGGGCATGGAAAGATAGAATCGGTTTTTAGTGTGATAATAGGGACGTTTATAATGATAACGGCTTTTGAGCTGATAAAAGATAATTTTTCAAAATTAACTTCTTTTAGTAATGAAAATAATGTGAATATTACACTTATTCCAATAGTTATAACTGTTTTGGCAATATTGATAAAAATTTTTCAATTGACTTTTATGAAGAAAAAGGCAAAGAAATATAATAATGCCTTGATAAATTCGTTACTTGCAGATTACAATACTGATATTGTTATTTCCAGTTCTGTTTTATTTGGGTTGCTTTTATCAAGGATTCATCCTATATTTGATACGATTGTAGGATTTATTGTGTCAATTTATATTATAAAGAGCGGTTATGAACTGATAAAGGAAAATTCGTTAATATTGATGGATTCACAAGATGATGAGCTGATTGAGAAAATACGTTCAGAAATATTACAATTTGAAGAAATTGAAAATGCACACGATTTTCGCATGACTACTTCTGGAAAAGACATTTATATGTTTGTGGATGTACGAATGGATAAAAATAAGACGATTGAAGAAGCACACGATATTACAAATAAAATTTCAAAAAAGATTAAGCATAAATATAAAAATATAAAAAGGCTTTTGATTCATATAGAGCCTGTTTACGAAGATGATTAA